The Pseudomonas parafulva genome includes a window with the following:
- the ilvN gene encoding acetolactate synthase small subunit, whose protein sequence is MRHIISLLLENEPGALSRVVGLFSQRNYNIESLTVAPTEDPTLSRLTLTTVGHDEVIEQITKNLNKLVEVVKLVDLSESAHIERELMLVKVKATGAQRAEIKRTTDIFRGQIVDVTASVYTVQLSGTSDKLDSFIQAIGTASILETVRSGVTGIARGDKVLSI, encoded by the coding sequence ATGCGGCACATCATTTCCCTGCTGCTGGAAAACGAACCGGGTGCCTTGTCCCGTGTGGTCGGCCTGTTCTCCCAGCGCAACTACAACATTGAAAGCCTGACCGTGGCGCCGACCGAAGACCCGACCCTGTCGCGTCTGACGTTGACCACCGTTGGCCATGACGAAGTGATCGAACAGATCACCAAGAACCTGAACAAGCTGGTCGAAGTGGTCAAGCTTGTCGACCTGTCGGAAAGCGCTCATATCGAACGCGAGCTGATGCTGGTCAAGGTCAAGGCCACCGGTGCCCAGCGTGCCGAGATCAAGCGCACCACGGATATCTTCCGTGGCCAGATCGTCGATGTGACTGCCAGCGTGTACACCGTGCAGCTGAGCGGCACCAGCGACAAGCTGGACAGCTTCATCCAGGCCATCGGCACTGCATCGATTCTCGAAACCGTGCGCAGCGGCGTTACCGGCATTGCCCGTGGCGACAAAGTGCTCAGCATCTGA
- a CDS encoding AAA family ATPase — protein MSQALITALQNPALYPHPVDGFHLIETHISWVLLTGEYAYKIKKPMNFGFLDFTHLDQRQHFCNEELRLNQRLTDGLYLEVLPITGSADAPQIGGEGQAIEFALKMRQFPQGQMLSTLQANGELTAAHVDQMARQIAEFHLQAPRVPVEHPLGTPESVMAPVEQNFEQIRPFLSDKADLQQLDALQAWARSSFDRLHGLLERRKAEGFIRECHGDIHLGNATLIDGQVVIFDCIEFNEPFRLTDVYADTAFLAMDLEDRGLKCLARRFISQYLELTGDYEGLELLNFYKAYRALVRAKVALFSMPADADGVQKATTLRTYRNYANLAESYSAIPSRLLAITHGVSAVGKSHVAMRLVEALGAVRVRSDVERKRLFGEQAQDATGQLSAGIYDQEASAATYQRLHQIAATVLRAGLPVVLDATYLKHAQRQAAADVASQTGVPFLILDCHAPDAVISSWLQQRQAQSQDPSDATLEVVQAQQASREPLAAEEVALSTPVDTQASSSMDHVIEQIRQRLPGL, from the coding sequence GTGAGCCAAGCCCTCATCACTGCGTTGCAGAACCCTGCCTTGTACCCCCACCCCGTGGATGGGTTCCACCTTATCGAGACGCATATCTCCTGGGTATTGCTCACGGGTGAGTATGCCTACAAGATCAAGAAGCCGATGAACTTCGGCTTCCTCGACTTCACCCACCTGGATCAGCGCCAGCACTTCTGCAACGAAGAACTGCGCCTGAATCAACGCCTGACCGACGGTCTGTACCTGGAGGTGCTGCCGATCACCGGCAGCGCCGACGCCCCGCAGATCGGTGGAGAGGGCCAGGCAATCGAGTTCGCCTTGAAAATGCGTCAGTTCCCACAGGGACAGATGCTCTCCACGCTCCAGGCCAACGGTGAGCTGACCGCTGCCCACGTCGACCAGATGGCCCGCCAGATCGCCGAGTTCCACCTGCAGGCGCCTCGCGTGCCCGTGGAGCACCCGTTGGGTACGCCCGAGAGCGTGATGGCACCGGTGGAACAGAACTTCGAACAGATCCGTCCGTTTCTGAGCGACAAGGCCGATCTGCAACAGCTCGACGCCCTGCAAGCCTGGGCGCGCAGCAGTTTCGACCGTTTGCATGGGCTGCTCGAACGCCGCAAGGCCGAAGGTTTCATTCGCGAATGCCACGGTGACATTCACCTGGGCAATGCCACGCTGATTGATGGCCAGGTGGTGATCTTCGATTGCATCGAGTTCAATGAGCCCTTCCGCCTGACCGACGTCTATGCCGACACCGCCTTCCTGGCCATGGACCTGGAGGACCGCGGGCTCAAGTGCCTGGCCCGGCGTTTCATCAGCCAGTACCTGGAACTGACCGGAGACTATGAAGGGCTGGAATTGCTCAACTTCTACAAGGCCTACCGCGCACTGGTACGTGCCAAGGTCGCGCTGTTCAGCATGCCTGCCGACGCCGATGGCGTACAGAAGGCCACGACCCTGCGCACCTACCGCAACTACGCCAATCTCGCAGAAAGCTACAGCGCCATCCCTTCACGCCTGCTGGCCATTACCCATGGGGTTTCGGCTGTCGGCAAGAGCCACGTAGCCATGCGCCTGGTCGAAGCGCTGGGCGCCGTGCGCGTGCGCTCGGATGTGGAACGCAAACGTCTGTTCGGCGAGCAGGCGCAAGACGCGACGGGCCAGTTGAGCGCAGGCATCTACGATCAAGAGGCCAGTGCTGCCACTTACCAGCGCCTTCATCAGATTGCGGCTACCGTGCTGCGGGCAGGCTTGCCGGTGGTGCTCGACGCCACCTACCTCAAGCATGCACAGCGCCAGGCTGCCGCCGACGTCGCCAGCCAGACTGGCGTACCGTTCCTGATCCTCGACTGCCATGCCCCGGATGCCGTGATCAGCAGCTGGTTGCAGCAACGCCAGGCGCAGAGCCAGGACCCGTCGGACGCTACTTTGGAAGTCGTTCAGGCCCAGCAGGCAAGCCGTGAGCCGTTGGCTGCCGAGGAAGTCGCGTTGAGCACGCCGGTAGACACCCAGGCGAGCAGCAGCATGGACCATGTCATCGAGCAAATCCGTCAGCGCTTGCCCGGGCTCTGA
- a CDS encoding acetolactate synthase 3 large subunit: MELLSGAEMVVRFLRDEGVKHIYGYPGGALLHVYDALFKEPEVEHILVRHEQAATHMADGYARATGKAGVVLVTSGPGATNAITGIATAYMDSIPMVILSGQVPSTMVGTDAFQETDMIGISRPIVKHSFMIKNPTEIPEILKKAFYLAQSGRPGPVVVDIPKDMTNPAEKFEYVYPKKVKLRSYSPAVRGHSGQIRKAAEMLLAAKRPIVYAGGGVILGGGSESLTEIAKSLNLPVTNTLMGLGCFPGTDRQFLGMLGMHGSFTANMAMHNADVIFAVGARFDDRVVNGPAKFCPNAKIIHIDIDPASISKMIKADVPIVGPVDSVLSEMIGILKEIGEQPEKAALDAWWKQIDEWRGNGELFPYDKGDGNVIKPQKVIETLCEVTNGDAFVTSDVGQHQMFAAQYYRFNKPNRWINSGGLGTMGFGFPAAMGIKLNFPDQDVACVTGEGSIQMNIQELSTCMQYGLPVKIVNMNNGVLGMVRQWQDMAYNGRHSHSYVESLPDFIKLAEAYGHVGIRITSLKDLKPKLEEAFAMKDRLVFIDIAVDRSEHVYPMQIKDGSMRDMWLSKTERT, encoded by the coding sequence GTGGAGCTTTTATCTGGCGCTGAGATGGTCGTCCGCTTCTTGCGCGACGAAGGCGTTAAGCACATCTACGGGTACCCTGGTGGTGCTCTCCTGCACGTCTACGACGCGCTGTTCAAGGAACCGGAAGTCGAGCACATCCTGGTTCGCCACGAACAGGCGGCGACGCACATGGCTGACGGCTACGCCCGCGCTACCGGCAAGGCCGGCGTGGTGCTGGTGACGTCCGGCCCGGGTGCGACCAATGCCATCACGGGCATTGCCACTGCCTACATGGACTCCATTCCGATGGTCATCCTGTCCGGCCAGGTGCCTAGCACCATGGTAGGTACCGATGCCTTCCAGGAAACCGACATGATCGGTATCTCCCGGCCTATCGTGAAGCACAGCTTCATGATCAAGAACCCGACCGAGATTCCGGAAATCCTGAAAAAAGCGTTCTACCTGGCGCAATCCGGCCGCCCAGGTCCGGTAGTGGTCGATATCCCCAAGGACATGACCAACCCGGCCGAAAAATTCGAGTACGTGTACCCCAAGAAGGTCAAGCTGCGCTCTTACAGCCCGGCGGTGCGCGGGCATTCCGGGCAGATTCGCAAGGCAGCAGAAATGTTGCTGGCCGCCAAGCGCCCGATCGTCTACGCCGGCGGCGGCGTGATCCTGGGCGGTGGGTCCGAGTCCCTGACCGAGATCGCCAAGTCGCTGAACCTGCCGGTCACCAATACCCTGATGGGGTTGGGCTGCTTCCCGGGTACCGATCGCCAGTTCCTTGGCATGCTGGGTATGCATGGCAGCTTCACTGCCAACATGGCCATGCACAACGCCGATGTCATCTTCGCCGTCGGTGCGCGTTTCGACGACCGTGTGGTCAACGGCCCGGCCAAGTTCTGCCCGAACGCCAAGATCATCCATATCGACATCGACCCGGCTTCGATCTCCAAGATGATCAAGGCCGACGTACCGATCGTTGGCCCAGTGGACAGCGTGTTGTCCGAGATGATCGGCATTCTCAAGGAAATCGGCGAACAGCCTGAGAAGGCGGCGCTGGATGCCTGGTGGAAGCAGATCGATGAATGGCGTGGCAATGGCGAACTGTTCCCTTATGACAAGGGCGACGGCAATGTCATCAAGCCGCAGAAAGTCATCGAGACGCTGTGCGAAGTCACCAACGGTGATGCCTTCGTGACCTCGGACGTGGGTCAGCACCAGATGTTCGCTGCCCAGTACTACCGCTTCAACAAACCCAACCGCTGGATCAACTCCGGTGGCCTGGGCACGATGGGCTTCGGCTTCCCGGCAGCGATGGGCATCAAGCTCAATTTCCCGGATCAGGACGTTGCCTGTGTAACCGGTGAAGGCAGCATCCAGATGAACATCCAGGAGCTGTCGACCTGCATGCAGTACGGCCTGCCGGTCAAGATCGTCAACATGAACAATGGTGTGCTGGGCATGGTTCGCCAGTGGCAGGACATGGCCTACAACGGCCGTCACTCGCACTCTTATGTCGAGTCGCTGCCTGACTTCATCAAGCTGGCTGAGGCCTATGGCCATGTGGGCATCCGCATCACCAGTCTGAAGGACCTCAAGCCCAAGCTTGAAGAGGCCTTCGCGATGAAGGATCGCCTGGTGTTCATCGACATCGCGGTTGACCGCAGCGAGCATGTCTATCCGATGCAGATCAAGGACGGCTCGATGCGTGACATGTGGCTGAGCAAGACGGAGCGTACCTGA
- a CDS encoding tetratricopeptide repeat protein, with protein sequence MNKWLFPAVTALVVLQGCSSVPRGNIPVVDSSTRVSNSERVTAKRQAPGINAGTPQAQTLPEDSGVTVMIPQGAGASGIQTFPAGNGAAPISTTPITTEPVNAQPITTDPNPIADEPFDIASMNSASAPKASSAPTGIPRSGAGGGLSADEQLDGPVLALLTTAQTQQGSGDFNGAASSLERAQRIAPREPQVLYRLAQVRLSQGDAPQAEQLARRALTYANGRPSLQAELWNTIAQAREKQGDSAGAAQARQKARVSS encoded by the coding sequence GTGAACAAGTGGCTGTTTCCTGCCGTGACGGCGCTGGTGGTGCTCCAGGGGTGCTCCAGCGTGCCTCGCGGCAATATACCGGTGGTCGACTCCAGTACCCGCGTGTCCAACAGCGAGCGCGTCACGGCCAAGCGCCAGGCCCCTGGCATCAATGCCGGCACGCCCCAGGCGCAGACCCTGCCGGAAGACTCCGGCGTCACGGTGATGATTCCCCAGGGGGCCGGGGCGTCCGGCATCCAGACGTTCCCTGCCGGCAATGGCGCGGCGCCTATCAGCACGACGCCGATCACTACCGAGCCGGTCAACGCCCAACCGATCACCACTGACCCTAACCCCATTGCCGACGAGCCTTTCGATATTGCGTCGATGAACAGCGCGTCGGCCCCCAAGGCCAGCAGCGCGCCAACCGGTATTCCGCGTAGCGGCGCTGGCGGCGGGTTGTCTGCTGACGAACAGCTCGATGGGCCGGTGCTGGCACTGCTGACCACCGCTCAGACGCAGCAGGGCAGCGGCGATTTCAACGGCGCTGCCTCGAGCCTAGAGCGGGCCCAGCGGATCGCGCCGCGGGAGCCGCAGGTACTCTACCGGTTGGCGCAGGTCAGGCTGTCCCAGGGTGACGCCCCGCAGGCCGAGCAGTTGGCGCGTCGTGCGCTGACCTATGCCAATGGGCGTCCGAGCCTGCAGGCCGAGTTGTGGAACACGATCGCCCAGGCGCGTGAGAAGCAAGGCGACAGTGCCGGGGCAGCGCAGGCACGGCAAAAAGCACGGGTGAGCTCGTGA
- the pssA gene encoding CDP-diacylglycerol--serine O-phosphatidyltransferase, which translates to MSERPEEPNKPSDAESLLPVDEHIEEGHDDEGRKVRHRGIYLLPNLFTTANLFAGFYSIISSMNAQSALSAGDPREASKYFAFAAIAIFVAMVLDGLDGRVARMTNTQSAFGAEYDSLSDMVAFGVAPALLAFGWALGDMGKVGWMVAFIYVAGAALRLARFNTQVGTADKRYFIGLASPAAAGVVAGTVWAFSDYGIQGSKLSFLVALLVAAAGMLMVSNIKYNSFKELDLKGRVPFVAILAVVLVFAVVFSDPPRILLLAFLAYAASGPIQFLLRSRRRKG; encoded by the coding sequence ATGAGCGAACGTCCCGAAGAGCCGAACAAGCCCTCCGACGCCGAAAGCCTGCTACCTGTCGATGAGCACATTGAAGAGGGGCATGACGACGAAGGGCGCAAGGTGCGTCATCGCGGCATTTATCTGCTGCCCAACCTGTTCACTACCGCGAACCTGTTCGCTGGTTTCTATTCCATCATCAGTTCGATGAACGCACAGAGTGCCCTGAGCGCTGGCGACCCGCGCGAAGCGAGCAAGTATTTTGCCTTTGCTGCCATTGCCATCTTCGTGGCCATGGTGCTCGATGGCCTCGATGGCCGGGTAGCGCGCATGACCAATACCCAGAGCGCCTTCGGCGCCGAGTACGATTCGCTGTCGGACATGGTCGCCTTCGGCGTGGCCCCCGCGCTGCTGGCCTTTGGCTGGGCGCTGGGTGACATGGGCAAGGTCGGCTGGATGGTGGCCTTCATTTATGTGGCCGGTGCTGCGCTTCGTCTGGCGCGTTTCAATACACAGGTGGGCACCGCCGACAAACGCTACTTCATCGGCCTGGCCAGCCCGGCTGCAGCCGGCGTGGTGGCCGGTACGGTATGGGCGTTCAGCGACTATGGCATCCAGGGCTCGAAGCTCTCGTTCCTGGTGGCGCTTCTGGTGGCGGCTGCGGGCATGCTGATGGTCAGCAACATCAAGTACAACAGCTTCAAGGAACTTGACCTCAAGGGGCGCGTGCCTTTCGTGGCGATCCTTGCCGTGGTGCTGGTGTTCGCAGTGGTCTTCAGCGATCCTCCGCGCATTCTGCTGCTGGCCTTCCTGGCCTATGCGGCTTCCGGCCCTATCCAGTTCCTGCTGCGCTCGCGTCGTCGCAAAGGGTGA
- the msrP gene encoding protein-methionine-sulfoxide reductase catalytic subunit MsrP — translation MLIKLPRSGECKASEITPEGLYLSRRTLMGGSLAGLALGTLPGNVLAGEPSRYPDVQAGKAPAWFAEKLPGTRWQAVTVQNEAVTPFKDATHYNNFYEFGPDKGDPAANAGSLKTEPWSVVIDGEVGKPGRYALEDFVKPYQLEERVYRLRCVEAWSMVIPWLGFPLAHVLKQVEPTSKARYVRFETLEDPKSMPGQRSGFALIDWPYEEGLRLDEAMHPLAILAVGMYGRELPNQNGAPLRLVVPWKYGFKSIKSIVRISLVAEQPKTTWQGLAPDEYGFYANVNPTVDHPRWSQARERRLPSGLFSPNVRETQMFNGYADEVASLYDGLDLRKNY, via the coding sequence ATGCTTATCAAGCTTCCCAGGTCAGGCGAATGCAAGGCGTCGGAGATCACCCCTGAAGGCCTCTATCTCTCACGCCGCACCCTGATGGGTGGCTCGCTCGCGGGTTTGGCACTGGGTACGTTGCCGGGCAACGTTCTGGCCGGCGAGCCGTCTCGCTACCCTGACGTACAGGCTGGCAAGGCGCCTGCCTGGTTTGCCGAAAAGCTGCCTGGTACCCGTTGGCAGGCGGTGACGGTCCAAAACGAAGCCGTGACCCCCTTCAAGGATGCCACCCACTACAACAACTTCTATGAGTTCGGGCCCGACAAGGGCGACCCGGCTGCGAACGCAGGCAGCCTTAAGACCGAACCCTGGAGCGTTGTCATTGATGGGGAAGTGGGTAAACCCGGTCGCTATGCACTGGAGGACTTCGTCAAACCCTACCAACTCGAAGAGCGTGTCTATCGACTTCGCTGCGTGGAAGCGTGGTCGATGGTCATTCCGTGGCTGGGCTTCCCATTGGCACACGTGCTCAAGCAGGTCGAACCCACCTCCAAGGCCCGTTACGTCCGTTTCGAAACCCTCGAGGATCCCAAGAGCATGCCTGGCCAGCGTTCTGGCTTTGCACTGATCGATTGGCCTTATGAAGAGGGGCTGCGCCTGGACGAGGCGATGCATCCGCTGGCCATCCTGGCAGTCGGTATGTATGGCCGGGAGCTGCCGAACCAGAACGGAGCCCCGCTCAGGTTGGTCGTGCCCTGGAAGTATGGCTTCAAAAGCATCAAGTCGATCGTGCGCATCAGCCTTGTTGCAGAGCAACCGAAAACCACTTGGCAGGGGTTGGCTCCGGATGAGTATGGCTTCTATGCCAACGTGAACCCGACCGTCGACCACCCGCGCTGGAGCCAGGCTCGTGAACGCAGGTTGCCTAGCGGGCTGTTCAGTCCCAATGTGCGAGAGACACAGATGTTCAACGGCTATGCCGATGAGGTGGCGTCGCTGTATGACGGGCTGGATCTGCGGAAGAACTACTGA
- the ilvC gene encoding ketol-acid reductoisomerase, which yields MKVFYDKDCDLSIIQGKKVAIIGYGSQGHAQACNLKDSGVDVTIGLRKGSATVAKAEAHGLKVTDVASAVAAADLVMILTPDEFQGQLYKQEIEPNIKKGATLAFSHGFAIHYNQVVPRADLDVIMIAPKAPGHTVRSEFVKGGGIPDLIAIYQDASGNAKNVALSYASGVGGGRTGIIETTFKDETETDLFGEQAVLCGGTVELVKAGFETLVEAGYAPEMAYFECLHELKLIVDLMYEGGIANMNYSISNNAEYGEYVTGPEVINEESRKAMRNALKRIQDGEYAKMFISEGATNYPSMTAKRRNNAAHGIEVIGEKLRSMMPWISANKIVDKTKN from the coding sequence ATGAAAGTTTTCTACGATAAAGACTGCGACCTTTCCATCATCCAGGGTAAGAAAGTCGCCATCATCGGCTACGGCTCCCAGGGCCACGCTCAGGCGTGCAACCTGAAAGACTCCGGTGTGGATGTCACTATCGGTCTGCGTAAAGGTTCGGCCACCGTTGCCAAGGCAGAAGCCCACGGCCTGAAAGTGACCGACGTAGCTTCGGCAGTCGCCGCTGCCGACCTGGTCATGATCCTGACCCCGGACGAATTCCAGGGCCAGCTGTACAAGCAGGAAATCGAACCGAACATCAAGAAGGGCGCTACCCTGGCGTTCTCCCATGGCTTCGCGATCCACTACAACCAGGTGGTTCCACGTGCCGATCTCGACGTGATCATGATCGCCCCGAAAGCCCCGGGTCACACCGTGCGCTCCGAGTTCGTCAAAGGTGGCGGTATCCCTGACCTGATCGCTATCTACCAGGATGCTTCGGGCAACGCCAAGAACGTCGCCCTGTCCTACGCCTCGGGTGTAGGCGGTGGCCGTACCGGCATCATCGAAACCACCTTCAAGGACGAGACCGAAACCGACCTGTTCGGCGAGCAGGCTGTGCTGTGTGGCGGTACCGTCGAACTGGTCAAGGCTGGTTTCGAGACCCTGGTCGAAGCCGGCTATGCCCCGGAAATGGCCTACTTCGAGTGCTTGCACGAGCTGAAGCTGATCGTTGACCTCATGTACGAAGGCGGTATCGCCAACATGAACTACTCGATCTCCAACAACGCCGAATACGGCGAGTACGTGACCGGTCCAGAAGTCATCAACGAAGAATCCCGTAAAGCCATGCGCAATGCACTCAAGCGCATCCAGGACGGCGAGTACGCGAAGATGTTCATCTCCGAAGGCGCTACCAACTACCCATCGATGACCGCCAAGCGCCGTAACAACGCCGCGCACGGCATCGAAGTCATCGGCGAGAAGCTGCGTTCGATGATGCCGTGGATCTCGGCCAACAAGATCGTCGACAAGACCAAGAACTAA
- the mrcB gene encoding penicillin-binding protein 1B — MTRSRNSRTPKKRPTGRSRAWLGWALKLSLVGLVIIAGFAVYLDAVVQEKFSGKRWTIPAKVYARPLELFTGQKLSKDDFLTELDALGYRRESAANGPGAAAVNGSTVDLNTRGFQFYEGMEPAQFVRVRFSGDYVAGLAGANGKALDVVRLEPLMIGGIYPKNLEDRILIKIDQVPKYLLETLVATEDRDFYSHMGVSPKSIARAMWVNTSSGSMRQGGSTLTQQLVKNFYLTSERSLSRKLTEAMMAVLLELHYDKREILEAYLNEVFVGQDGQRAVHGFGLASQFFFSQPLSELKLHQIALLVGMVKGPSYYNPRRYPERALARRNLVLDLVAEQGVASQAEVDAAKKMPLGVTKRGSLADSSFPAFLDLVKRQLRQDYRDEDLTEEGLRIFTSFDPILQMKAETSMNETFKRLAGRKGADEVESAMVVTNPETGEVQALIGSRQSGFAGFNRAIDAVRPIGSLVKPAVYLTALEQPSKYTLTSWVQDEPFSVKAANGQVWRPQNYDRRSHGTIYLYQGLAHSYNLSTAKLGLEVGVPNVIKTIGRLGVDVDWPAFPSMLLGAGGMSPMQVATMYQTLANGGFNTPMRGIRSVLTAEGEPLKRYPFQIQQTFDPAAIYLVQNAMQRVMREGTGRSVYNTLPRTLTLAGKTGTSNDSRDSWFSGFSQDLLAVVWMGRDDNGKTPFTGATGALQVWTSFMKKADPLPLDMPQPDNVVQAWIDPYSGQGSDSSCPGAVQMPYIRGSEPPAGATCGGEQNPAESVMDWVKGWMN, encoded by the coding sequence ATGACTCGATCTCGAAATTCCCGTACCCCTAAAAAACGCCCGACCGGCCGCTCCCGTGCCTGGCTGGGCTGGGCTTTGAAGCTCAGCCTGGTCGGCTTGGTGATCATCGCCGGCTTCGCGGTCTACCTCGATGCCGTCGTGCAGGAAAAGTTTTCCGGCAAGCGCTGGACCATCCCTGCCAAGGTGTATGCCAGGCCGCTGGAGCTGTTCACCGGCCAGAAACTGAGCAAGGATGACTTCCTCACCGAACTCGACGCGCTGGGTTATCGCCGTGAAAGTGCCGCCAACGGGCCAGGCGCGGCAGCGGTGAACGGCAGCACGGTAGACCTCAATACCCGTGGCTTCCAGTTCTATGAGGGCATGGAACCTGCCCAGTTCGTGCGTGTACGGTTTTCCGGTGATTACGTGGCAGGGCTTGCGGGCGCCAATGGCAAGGCCTTGGATGTGGTCCGGCTGGAGCCGCTGATGATCGGCGGCATTTACCCTAAGAACCTCGAGGATCGCATCCTGATCAAGATCGACCAGGTGCCCAAGTACCTGCTCGAAACCCTTGTGGCCACTGAAGACCGCGATTTCTACAGTCACATGGGCGTGTCGCCCAAATCCATCGCGCGGGCCATGTGGGTCAATACCTCGTCCGGATCGATGCGCCAGGGCGGCAGTACCCTGACCCAGCAGTTGGTCAAGAACTTCTACCTCACCAGTGAGCGCAGCCTGAGCCGCAAGCTGACCGAGGCGATGATGGCGGTCTTGCTGGAACTGCATTACGACAAGCGCGAGATCCTGGAGGCCTACCTCAACGAAGTGTTCGTCGGTCAGGACGGCCAGCGTGCCGTGCATGGTTTCGGCCTGGCCAGCCAGTTCTTCTTCAGCCAGCCGTTGTCCGAGCTCAAGCTGCACCAGATCGCATTGTTGGTCGGCATGGTCAAGGGCCCGTCCTACTACAACCCGCGCCGTTACCCGGAACGTGCGTTGGCTAGGCGTAACTTGGTACTGGACCTGGTCGCCGAACAGGGCGTGGCCAGCCAGGCCGAAGTGGATGCGGCGAAGAAGATGCCCCTGGGCGTCACCAAGCGCGGCAGCTTGGCCGACAGCTCGTTCCCGGCCTTCCTGGACCTGGTCAAGCGCCAGCTGCGCCAGGACTACCGCGACGAAGACTTGACCGAAGAGGGGCTGCGAATTTTCACCAGCTTCGACCCGATCCTGCAGATGAAAGCCGAAACCTCGATGAACGAGACGTTCAAGCGCCTGGCCGGGCGCAAGGGCGCCGACGAGGTGGAATCGGCAATGGTCGTGACCAACCCTGAAACCGGCGAGGTGCAGGCCCTGATCGGCAGCCGCCAGTCGGGCTTTGCCGGCTTCAACCGCGCCATCGATGCCGTGCGCCCGATTGGTTCTCTGGTCAAACCGGCGGTGTACCTGACGGCCCTCGAGCAGCCGAGCAAGTACACCCTGACCAGCTGGGTGCAGGACGAACCGTTCTCGGTCAAGGCTGCCAACGGACAGGTGTGGCGCCCGCAAAACTACGACAGGCGTTCGCACGGCACCATCTACCTGTACCAGGGGCTGGCGCATTCGTACAACCTCTCCACCGCCAAGCTTGGCCTGGAAGTAGGTGTGCCGAACGTGATCAAGACCATTGGGCGACTGGGTGTGGATGTGGACTGGCCGGCGTTCCCATCGATGTTGCTGGGTGCAGGCGGGATGTCGCCGATGCAGGTCGCGACCATGTACCAGACCCTGGCCAACGGTGGCTTCAACACGCCGATGCGCGGTATTCGCAGCGTACTGACGGCCGAAGGCGAGCCGCTCAAGCGCTATCCGTTCCAGATCCAGCAGACATTCGACCCTGCGGCCATCTACCTGGTGCAGAACGCCATGCAGCGGGTCATGCGGGAAGGCACCGGGCGCTCGGTGTACAACACCTTGCCGCGTACCCTCACCCTGGCGGGCAAGACCGGTACCAGCAACGATTCGCGTGACAGCTGGTTCTCAGGCTTCAGCCAGGACCTGCTGGCGGTGGTCTGGATGGGGCGCGACGACAACGGTAAAACGCCCTTCACCGGCGCTACCGGCGCGCTGCAGGTGTGGACCAGCTTCATGAAAAAAGCCGACCCACTGCCGCTCGACATGCCCCAGCCCGACAACGTGGTGCAGGCCTGGATTGATCCCTACAGCGGCCAGGGGTCTGACAGCAGCTGTCCGGGGGCCGTGCAGATGCCGTATATTCGCGGGAGTGAACCGCCTGCCGGCGCGACCTGTGGCGGCGAGCAGAATCCAGCTGAATCGGTCATGGACTGGGTCAAGGGCTGGATGAATTAA
- a CDS encoding YqcC family protein, with the protein MQPRVLAIADHLMLIERELQVQGWWDDEAPEDDALESTVPFAVDTLRFEQWLQWIFLPRMKIIIELGHPLPNASGILTMAETVFVNRPEQSRELRRLLAAFDQLIAPTA; encoded by the coding sequence GTGCAGCCGCGGGTACTGGCCATCGCCGACCACCTGATGCTGATCGAGCGTGAGTTGCAGGTGCAAGGTTGGTGGGACGACGAGGCGCCTGAGGACGATGCACTGGAGAGCACGGTGCCCTTCGCGGTCGACACCCTGCGTTTCGAGCAGTGGCTGCAGTGGATTTTTCTGCCGCGCATGAAGATCATCATCGAGTTGGGTCACCCATTGCCCAACGCGTCGGGGATCCTCACCATGGCTGAAACCGTGTTCGTGAACCGGCCGGAGCAGAGCCGGGAGCTGCGCCGGCTGTTGGCAGCATTCGACCAATTGATCGCCCCGACCGCCTGA